One genomic window of Evansella cellulosilytica DSM 2522 includes the following:
- a CDS encoding D-glycero-alpha-D-manno-heptose-1,7-bisphosphate 7-phosphatase: MKMAFFDRDGTIIEDYPDNKWTDITQPVFMNGAIATLKAVLSKGYKIIIVTNQYIINEGYITLKQYHHITKQMLDELAQHDIGIYDIYYCPHAKLEGCSCMKPRTGMIKQALLNHPEINLSESFIIGDSIVDVQLAVNLNMKGFGIGVGSDYGNNKIKQLTSIKDLMTYL; this comes from the coding sequence ATGAAAATGGCGTTTTTTGATAGAGATGGAACGATTATAGAAGACTATCCGGACAATAAATGGACAGATATAACACAACCCGTTTTTATGAACGGTGCTATCGCTACCCTTAAAGCAGTTTTGTCTAAAGGCTATAAAATCATTATTGTTACTAACCAATATATTATAAATGAAGGCTATATCACATTAAAACAATACCATCATATAACAAAGCAAATGCTTGATGAACTTGCTCAGCATGACATCGGAATTTACGATATTTATTATTGCCCACATGCAAAATTAGAAGGGTGCTCCTGTATGAAGCCGAGAACCGGAATGATAAAACAAGCTTTATTGAACCACCCAGAAATAAACTTGTCCGAATCTTTTATAATAGGAGATTCTATAGTTGATGTTCAACTAGCAGTTAATTTGAATATGAAGGGGTTTGGCATTGGAGTAGGTTCAGACTATGGAAACAATAAAATAAAACAACTAACATCTATTAAAGATTTAATGACATATTTATAA
- a CDS encoding DUF5412 domain-containing protein → MTTSVNKNKHDPFRRKSLLIILICSLSFFCLIGYGVYWAFFDMNRLPTGEYLTEETSPDGTYTLKAYISDGGATTSYAIRGELVYNEKKNKTKNIYWNYREEDAEINWLDDNTVVINGHALNVLHDKFDYRNQ, encoded by the coding sequence GTGACGACTAGTGTCAATAAAAATAAGCATGACCCATTTCGGAGAAAATCGCTATTAATAATACTGATATGTTCATTATCGTTTTTCTGCTTAATAGGTTATGGCGTTTATTGGGCTTTCTTTGATATGAATAGGCTTCCGACAGGGGAGTATCTTACTGAAGAAACATCTCCAGACGGTACATACACTTTGAAGGCATATATTTCTGATGGTGGCGCGACAACTTCATACGCTATTCGAGGAGAACTAGTATATAACGAGAAAAAGAATAAGACTAAAAATATTTATTGGAATTATCGCGAAGAAGATGCAGAAATTAATTGGCTTGACGATAATACAGTCGTTATAAATGGCCACGCGCTTAATGTTCTTCATGATAAATTTGATTATAGAAATCAATAA
- a CDS encoding serine hydrolase domain-containing protein → MLEERIGKWIERYEKNKYLNGTLLITSNDRIIFNKGFGMANWEHMVPNKHNTKFRIGSLTKGFTALAIFQLHENGKLNIEDCISKYIANYPQGEKMTIYHCLTNTSGIPNYTSFSDFWSTSMRLPSSLKQLIDSFKNLQLNFEPGNKFEYSNSGYALLTAIIEEVSGMTYADYIKEKICYRLGMYHTGCDDGINVVPSLASGYSFWEKPIHPAYADLSFPLGAYGLYSTTEDLHIWDRALNTSQLLNKEQTVKMFTAHQDSYACGWMVSDVLGRRCIHHFGDISGFCSSFLSFVDEQVTIIYLSNMDVTPVDHLSKNIAKIMYGDNLALPAPVRQIDFTDKGVIEGKYYIQRDSMTIEITKKQNELYVTVPKRYGVLYKLKLVPISHNPSKTTFLTEMVNEQLVFHYSLSGQVKFLEYKDYNDHYHIAYKNKS, encoded by the coding sequence ATGTTAGAAGAGAGAATAGGAAAATGGATAGAGAGGTATGAAAAGAATAAATATTTAAATGGTACTCTTTTAATCACTTCAAATGATCGTATTATTTTTAATAAAGGCTTCGGTATGGCTAATTGGGAGCATATGGTTCCAAATAAACATAATACTAAATTCCGTATTGGCTCACTTACTAAAGGTTTTACAGCGCTTGCTATTTTTCAATTACATGAAAATGGAAAATTGAATATAGAAGATTGTATAAGTAAGTACATTGCCAATTATCCACAAGGTGAAAAAATGACAATTTACCACTGTCTAACTAATACTTCAGGAATTCCTAATTATACTAGTTTCTCAGATTTTTGGTCAACGTCAATGAGGCTTCCATCGTCTTTAAAGCAACTTATTGATTCATTTAAAAATCTCCAATTAAACTTTGAGCCTGGTAATAAATTTGAGTACTCGAACTCAGGATACGCTTTGTTAACAGCTATCATTGAAGAAGTATCAGGTATGACATATGCGGATTACATAAAAGAAAAAATATGTTATCGATTAGGAATGTATCATACCGGGTGTGACGATGGGATTAATGTTGTTCCAAGCTTAGCATCAGGGTACTCATTCTGGGAAAAACCAATCCATCCAGCATACGCAGACTTATCCTTTCCATTAGGAGCGTATGGCCTATATTCTACAACAGAGGACTTACATATTTGGGATAGGGCACTAAATACATCCCAGCTACTTAATAAAGAACAAACAGTTAAAATGTTCACAGCACATCAAGATTCATATGCTTGTGGTTGGATGGTTTCTGACGTGTTAGGTAGAAGGTGTATTCATCATTTTGGGGATATTAGCGGCTTTTGTAGTAGTTTTTTAAGTTTTGTTGATGAACAGGTTACTATTATCTACCTTAGCAATATGGATGTTACGCCGGTTGATCATTTGTCAAAGAATATAGCTAAAATAATGTACGGGGATAATCTAGCATTGCCTGCTCCTGTTAGACAAATAGACTTTACTGACAAAGGAGTAATTGAAGGGAAGTATTACATTCAACGGGATAGTATGACTATAGAAATCACTAAGAAACAAAATGAACTATATGTAACAGTTCCAAAAAGGTACGGTGTATTATATAAACTTAAACTAGTACCAATTAGTCACAATCCATCAAAAACTACTTTTTTAACCGAAATGGTTAACGAACAACTCGTATTCCATTATTCCTTATCAGGGCAGGTAAAGTTTTTGGAGTACAAAGACTATAACGATCATTACCATATAGCTTATAAGAATAAAAGTTAG
- a CDS encoding sigma factor regulator N-terminal domain-containing protein has product MSDYTDDIFDEKKVEKAIKKGKLKSIITIILVSFLLFVVLNITNFALSAYFSQKAFEQWDAYVRLTTPNGYISESIDSTGFLGGTSNYKVSKNMKRKAVVIEQNQYSFSLFPSTLISRGHGSSIGSTAEEWQFQYKDNGWREMMFFHPKVTYKKYNNDEDLINRIGGDKIFEVALSFDKPYKQSELPFDELPILTWFWINTFSDSQIETFQEEATNYDWSATFIREREALGFSTHSYHSQTNLDYEYNRFLDLLETSFSSDHNKAYSTLEGKKMRDVEILGIVVYGTKEEIIAIMEESIVKAASIGGIIDNY; this is encoded by the coding sequence ATGAGTGATTATACAGATGATATTTTTGATGAAAAGAAAGTAGAAAAGGCGATTAAAAAAGGCAAGCTAAAGTCTATTATTACAATTATTTTAGTTTCTTTTTTACTATTTGTAGTTTTAAACATTACCAATTTCGCACTCTCTGCATATTTTAGTCAAAAGGCATTTGAACAATGGGATGCCTATGTCAGGCTTACTACGCCCAATGGCTATATAAGTGAATCAATTGATTCAACAGGTTTCCTTGGAGGAACTAGTAATTACAAAGTTTCAAAAAACATGAAAAGAAAAGCAGTTGTCATTGAACAAAATCAATATTCTTTTAGTCTTTTTCCATCTACATTGATTTCAAGAGGCCACGGTAGCAGTATCGGGAGCACGGCCGAAGAATGGCAATTTCAATATAAAGATAATGGGTGGAGAGAAATGATGTTTTTTCATCCAAAAGTCACTTATAAAAAATACAATAATGACGAAGACCTAATTAATCGCATTGGTGGAGATAAAATCTTTGAGGTTGCGCTCTCCTTTGATAAACCTTACAAGCAAAGTGAATTACCTTTTGATGAACTTCCAATATTGACTTGGTTCTGGATTAATACCTTCTCTGATAGCCAGATAGAAACATTTCAAGAAGAAGCAACAAATTATGATTGGAGTGCCACATTTATACGTGAACGAGAAGCTTTAGGTTTTTCCACTCATTCATATCATTCACAAACAAATTTAGATTATGAATATAATAGATTTCTCGATTTACTTGAAACTAGCTTTTCAAGCGATCACAATAAAGCGTATAGCACACTAGAGGGTAAAAAAATGAGAGATGTAGAGATATTAGGTATAGTCGTATATGGAACAAAGGAGGAAATAATAGCAATTATGGAGGAATCTATTGTAAAAGCAGCTTCTATCGGGGGAATTATTGATAATTATTAG
- a CDS encoding N-acetyltransferase family protein, translating to MISLIHIRSIDQNGEYVEFLTDMMYESIHMPENKPAKEVLLNMPHIKKYSEGWGRKGDKAIIAINENNLPVGAAWYRLFTEDNKGYGYVDDKTPELGIALTKDARGKGIGTLLVKRLMEEAFSDGYTTLSLSVDPTNKEAVQLYKKLGFKQCCTSGTSWTMVCNISSI from the coding sequence GTGATTAGTTTGATACATATAAGAAGCATAGATCAAAATGGTGAATATGTAGAGTTTTTAACTGATATGATGTATGAATCTATTCATATGCCTGAGAATAAGCCTGCTAAAGAAGTGCTATTAAATATGCCTCATATAAAAAAGTATAGTGAAGGCTGGGGGCGAAAAGGAGATAAAGCAATAATTGCTATCAATGAGAATAACCTCCCTGTTGGTGCAGCGTGGTATCGTCTTTTTACAGAAGACAATAAAGGATACGGATATGTTGATGATAAAACTCCGGAGCTTGGCATAGCATTAACGAAAGATGCTAGAGGAAAGGGAATAGGCACGCTACTTGTGAAAAGGTTAATGGAAGAAGCTTTTAGTGACGGATACACAACGCTTTCGTTAAGCGTCGATCCGACTAACAAAGAAGCCGTTCAACTTTATAAGAAACTCGGTTTTAAACAATGTTGTACATCGGGAACATCCTGGACAATGGTATGTAACATTTCCTCAATATAA
- a CDS encoding DUF4830 domain-containing protein has translation MKYFYFFFILIVSGCSLIQLSDSADIAKEHLEDKGYRVISLVNESSGELTSSWVEGFPGSQEWDVQNVDPDEYIGKEIKRVRFKVKNHPLNSVDNDEVNVTVFLHEEEVIGGISFFVNMDGAPYSLDGN, from the coding sequence TTGAAATACTTCTATTTCTTTTTTATATTAATCGTGTCTGGTTGTAGTTTGATTCAATTAAGTGATAGTGCAGACATTGCAAAAGAACATCTCGAAGATAAAGGCTATAGGGTCATATCTTTAGTAAACGAATCGAGTGGAGAATTAACGAGTAGTTGGGTGGAGGGCTTCCCAGGGTCGCAAGAATGGGATGTTCAGAATGTTGATCCAGATGAATATATCGGAAAAGAAATAAAAAGAGTAAGATTCAAAGTTAAAAACCATCCATTGAATTCCGTGGACAACGACGAAGTAAACGTGACAGTATTTCTGCATGAAGAGGAAGTAATCGGTGGTATATCATTTTTTGTGAATATGGATGGTGCTCCGTACTCTTTAGATGGAAACTAA
- a CDS encoding NUDIX domain-containing protein — protein MERIDELKAAVAVVIFNEKNQVLLQKRADVGLWGIPSGHVEIGETVSEAAIREVKEETSLDIKIIKLIGIYSDPLTQVFTYPNGKVVHFITTCFLAKITGGEPRCHSEESLEIKFFGQESLPDDLLNMHPRWLDDALEKRGIAFIR, from the coding sequence ATGGAGAGAATTGATGAACTAAAAGCTGCTGTTGCAGTAGTCATTTTTAATGAGAAAAACCAAGTTTTATTACAAAAAAGAGCAGATGTAGGACTATGGGGTATTCCTTCCGGACATGTAGAAATAGGGGAAACTGTGTCTGAAGCAGCTATTCGAGAAGTAAAGGAGGAAACCAGTTTAGATATAAAAATTATTAAGTTGATTGGTATTTATTCTGATCCTCTTACCCAAGTGTTTACCTATCCAAATGGTAAAGTAGTACATTTTATTACAACTTGTTTTTTAGCTAAAATTACAGGGGGGGAGCCTAGATGTCATTCTGAAGAATCTCTTGAGATAAAATTTTTCGGACAGGAATCCCTACCTGATGATTTATTGAACATGCATCCTCGGTGGCTTGATGATGCTCTTGAAAAAAGAGGAATAGCATTCATTCGTTGA
- a CDS encoding tetratricopeptide repeat protein encodes MVNEFDRAMELRKVGSHKESNEQLIKLVEQYPNDAFINYQCAWSFDILGEEAKAVPFYEKAITLGLPPKDLEGALLGLGSTYRTLGEYEKSKSTYLKGMKQFPHNRAMQTFYSMTLYNLNEHSKAMELLLKCLIDTTNDPEISSYKKAIEFYSDKLDEIWK; translated from the coding sequence ATGGTAAATGAATTTGATAGAGCAATGGAATTACGAAAGGTAGGAAGTCATAAGGAATCTAACGAACAATTAATAAAATTAGTAGAGCAGTACCCTAATGACGCTTTCATTAACTATCAATGTGCATGGAGTTTTGACATATTAGGAGAAGAAGCGAAGGCTGTACCTTTTTATGAAAAAGCTATCACGTTGGGACTTCCTCCAAAGGATTTGGAAGGGGCATTATTAGGATTAGGCAGTACATATAGAACATTAGGAGAATATGAGAAATCCAAAAGTACATATCTTAAAGGAATGAAACAATTCCCTCATAATAGAGCAATGCAAACATTCTATTCAATGACGTTATATAATTTGAATGAACATAGTAAAGCGATGGAGCTATTACTTAAGTGTTTAATAGATACTACAAATGACCCTGAGATTTCCAGTTATAAAAAAGCTATAGAATTCTATTCAGATAAATTAGACGAAATTTGGAAGTAG
- a CDS encoding SDR family oxidoreductase, with the protein MKLDGSIAVVTGASYNKGIGTAICRKLAKEGADIFFTHWGSEDDWVVKFQDEIIQENGVRCCNLEIDLSESNAPFKILDMVTHQLGMPTILVNNAAHSTRDGYMKLDAETLDNHYAVNMRATFLLSVEFARRLKQQNKLMGRIINMTSGQALGPMTGELAYVATKGAISAFTLSLSAELAPLGITVNAINPGPTDTGWMTDEIKTHLISKFLSGRVGLPEDAARLVSFLASEEAQWITGQIINSEGGFSRA; encoded by the coding sequence ATGAAATTAGATGGGTCTATAGCAGTAGTCACTGGTGCAAGCTATAATAAAGGAATTGGAACGGCTATTTGTCGTAAGTTAGCAAAAGAAGGTGCGGATATATTCTTTACCCATTGGGGTTCTGAGGATGATTGGGTAGTAAAGTTCCAAGATGAAATAATACAAGAAAACGGAGTAAGATGTTGCAACTTAGAAATTGATTTATCCGAATCAAACGCCCCTTTTAAAATACTTGATATGGTTACTCACCAATTGGGCATGCCAACGATATTAGTTAATAATGCAGCACATTCCACGAGAGATGGATATATGAAATTAGATGCAGAAACTCTTGATAACCATTACGCAGTAAATATGAGGGCAACTTTCCTCCTAAGTGTTGAATTTGCTCGTCGCTTAAAGCAACAAAATAAATTGATGGGCAGAATTATCAATATGACATCAGGACAAGCACTTGGACCGATGACTGGTGAATTAGCCTATGTTGCAACAAAGGGAGCTATATCAGCTTTCACGCTTTCTTTATCGGCGGAATTGGCACCATTAGGCATTACTGTAAACGCAATAAATCCAGGTCCTACGGATACAGGCTGGATGACAGATGAGATAAAAACTCATTTAATAAGTAAATTCTTGTCAGGGAGAGTTGGATTGCCTGAGGATGCAGCTCGGTTAGTATCATTTCTTGCTAGTGAAGAGGCACAATGGATTACCGGACAGATAATTAACTCAGAAGGAGGTTTTTCAAGAGCTTAG
- a CDS encoding GNAT family N-acetyltransferase, producing MISELQKCEFYKCRGLLNEHGHIEAKAIVEGVNPGRIFVDNMDSPTSGLIWLGNNDGFFFIGNERNEYFNADLNHFIDTVVLPEARKVGLTWFEGIGNHALWDETIKGVFKHRHVDSWDQRVYTLQRKDFKHNVEFTLGEEYNIFKINDTLFNNTASSIKNIAFLHSKVSAFWSSPETFFHKGLGYCAVYNDEIVCICLSGFVVNQVHCIDIETLEGHQGKKLAQNVALAFVEKCMANNLAPYWDCMESNKPSMAVAEKIGLRNVFNYKGYAFKFE from the coding sequence ATGATTTCAGAATTACAGAAATGTGAATTTTACAAATGTAGAGGATTATTAAATGAACATGGTCATATAGAAGCTAAGGCAATAGTTGAAGGAGTAAATCCAGGCCGCATTTTTGTAGATAATATGGACTCTCCTACTTCAGGACTTATTTGGTTAGGTAATAACGATGGTTTTTTCTTTATTGGAAATGAAAGAAATGAATATTTTAATGCTGATTTAAATCATTTTATTGATACGGTCGTCTTACCAGAAGCCAGAAAGGTAGGATTAACGTGGTTTGAGGGCATTGGCAATCATGCATTGTGGGATGAAACTATAAAAGGTGTTTTTAAACATCGTCATGTAGATAGCTGGGATCAAAGGGTTTATACATTACAGAGAAAAGACTTTAAACACAACGTAGAATTTACTTTAGGAGAAGAATATAATATTTTCAAAATTAACGACACACTTTTTAATAACACAGCTAGTTCAATAAAAAACATTGCATTTTTACATTCAAAGGTTTCAGCGTTTTGGTCTTCACCAGAGACGTTCTTTCATAAAGGACTAGGTTACTGTGCCGTTTATAACGATGAAATAGTATGCATTTGTTTATCTGGTTTTGTAGTTAATCAAGTTCACTGTATTGATATTGAAACTCTGGAAGGGCATCAAGGAAAAAAGCTAGCACAAAACGTTGCCTTAGCTTTTGTAGAAAAATGTATGGCAAACAATCTTGCTCCATATTGGGATTGTATGGAATCTAATAAACCCTCAATGGCTGTTGCAGAAAAAATTGGACTAAGAAATGTATTTAACTACAAAGGATATGCCTTTAAGTTTGAGTAG
- a CDS encoding YciI family protein translates to MKKFIVHFSNKQQELMTKELINDHVNYLKILKENGVLSFCGSCVDGTAFMIIDAPSIGKAKRYVENDPFSKVDYYIDRKIVEIKEATLENNFLLGKVLVNAEDE, encoded by the coding sequence TTGAAGAAATTTATCGTGCATTTTTCAAATAAACAACAAGAATTAATGACAAAAGAACTCATTAATGACCATGTTAATTACTTGAAGATATTAAAAGAAAATGGTGTATTATCATTTTGTGGATCTTGTGTAGATGGAACCGCGTTCATGATAATTGATGCACCTTCAATTGGAAAGGCAAAGCGTTATGTAGAAAATGATCCATTTTCTAAAGTAGATTACTATATAGATAGAAAAATTGTCGAGATAAAAGAAGCTACTTTAGAAAACAACTTTTTATTAGGGAAAGTATTAGTAAACGCAGAGGATGAGTAG
- the treR gene encoding trehalose operon repressor, with the protein MQNKYIQIYNEIVDEIRQGIYEAQSKLPSEHDFMVKYDTSRETIRKALNLLSQNGYIQKVQGKGSIVLDARKFDFPISGLVSFKELAGQLGDSHHTHVEKLEMISPNKDIREILKLSKDGQVWEVYRVREIDKERIILDKDYFNKNYIDNLTKEICSNSIYEYIEKELGLSISFAKKEITVVEPTEEDKQLLDLEGYHNIVVVKNYVYFDDASIFQYTESRHRPDKFRFVDFARRTHK; encoded by the coding sequence ATGCAAAATAAATATATCCAAATATATAATGAAATTGTAGATGAGATTAGACAAGGAATTTACGAAGCGCAATCAAAGCTACCCTCTGAACATGATTTTATGGTGAAATACGATACATCAAGGGAAACGATTCGAAAGGCATTAAACCTTTTATCCCAAAATGGCTATATCCAGAAGGTGCAAGGGAAAGGGTCTATCGTACTAGACGCAAGAAAGTTTGATTTTCCTATATCTGGATTAGTGAGCTTTAAGGAGCTCGCTGGGCAGCTAGGTGATAGTCATCATACGCACGTTGAAAAGCTAGAAATGATTTCTCCAAATAAAGATATAAGAGAAATACTGAAGCTTTCTAAAGATGGCCAAGTATGGGAAGTATATCGTGTACGTGAAATTGATAAAGAGAGAATTATATTAGATAAGGACTACTTTAACAAAAACTACATCGATAACCTGACAAAAGAGATTTGCAGTAACTCCATATATGAATATATAGAAAAGGAGTTAGGGCTATCGATTAGCTTTGCGAAGAAGGAAATTACGGTTGTTGAGCCTACTGAAGAAGATAAACAATTATTGGACTTGGAAGGCTATCATAATATTGTCGTTGTAAAAAACTATGTCTATTTCGATGACGCGAGTATATTTCAGTACACAGAGTCACGGCACCGGCCAGATAAGTTTCGGTTCGTAGACTTCGCCAGAAGAACGCATAAATAA
- a CDS encoding DUF4181 domain-containing protein, with amino-acid sequence MKTINWIELIVVSVIIFGIQLAVIKLLKRKFDIKNYGLSYKHINSVQAWIERGLFIVFIILLFFAYSSLFVWFSFILVLFIFRAYLEWKYARSDKQYILILCYLFFLLIFLSIVYLFF; translated from the coding sequence GTGAAAACTATTAACTGGATAGAATTAATTGTTGTAAGTGTAATTATTTTCGGTATTCAACTTGCTGTTATTAAGCTACTAAAAAGAAAATTCGATATTAAAAACTATGGATTATCATATAAGCATATTAACTCCGTTCAAGCTTGGATTGAAAGAGGTCTTTTTATTGTATTTATCATACTGTTATTCTTTGCTTACAGTAGTTTATTTGTTTGGTTTTCTTTTATCCTTGTTCTCTTTATCTTTCGTGCTTATTTAGAATGGAAATATGCGCGTAGTGATAAACAATATATTCTTATTCTATGTTATCTTTTTTTCCTGTTAATCTTTTTATCAATTGTATACTTATTTTTCTAA
- a CDS encoding cysteine hydrolase family protein: MKKGLLIIDVQNGMFQEGNVVDKGERLLKNISKLIVKARSAGAPILYVQHNEPTGRTLENGTKDWEIHPEITPNKEDIIIQKTTPDSFFNTLLDEELRKQGIDHLVITGIQTEVCVDTTCRRAFSMKYKVTLPSDTHSTWDTENISAEQIVTHHNRVLRWFADVYPSNDITF; encoded by the coding sequence ATGAAGAAAGGGCTGCTTATCATAGACGTACAAAACGGTATGTTTCAGGAAGGGAATGTTGTAGACAAAGGAGAAAGGTTGCTAAAAAACATTAGTAAATTAATAGTAAAGGCACGTTCGGCAGGGGCACCTATTTTATACGTACAGCATAATGAACCTACTGGTAGAACACTAGAAAATGGGACAAAGGATTGGGAAATTCACCCTGAAATCACGCCAAATAAAGAAGATATTATCATCCAAAAAACAACTCCTGACTCATTTTTTAATACTCTTTTAGATGAGGAACTAAGAAAACAGGGGATTGATCACTTAGTTATTACTGGAATTCAAACAGAGGTGTGTGTTGATACAACTTGTAGAAGAGCTTTCAGTATGAAGTATAAGGTCACGCTACCATCAGATACACACAGCACTTGGGACACAGAAAACATTAGTGCCGAACAGATTGTTACGCATCACAACCGAGTGTTACGCTGGTTTGCCGATGTTTATCCGAGTAATGATATCACGTTTTGA
- a CDS encoding tautomerase family protein produces the protein MGQIKVYGVKDRLRPIKELLSNVIHSCMIEALEFPPKKKFHRFFPMEKEDFYYGEGRTEAYTIIEISMFDGRTIEAKKRLIKLLFERIESECHITPQDVEITIFETPKHNWGIRGLPGDELALDYKIKV, from the coding sequence ATGGGACAGATTAAAGTTTACGGGGTTAAAGACAGGTTACGTCCAATAAAAGAATTACTTTCAAATGTGATTCATTCTTGCATGATTGAGGCGCTAGAGTTCCCTCCTAAAAAGAAATTCCATCGCTTCTTTCCTATGGAAAAAGAAGATTTTTACTATGGAGAAGGAAGAACGGAAGCTTATACAATCATTGAAATTAGTATGTTTGATGGTAGAACAATTGAAGCAAAAAAGCGACTAATAAAGCTACTGTTTGAACGTATAGAGAGCGAATGTCATATAACGCCTCAAGATGTTGAAATTACGATTTTTGAAACCCCGAAACATAATTGGGGGATAAGAGGTCTACCAGGTGATGAACTAGCTTTGGATTATAAAATAAAAGTATAA
- a CDS encoding RNA polymerase sigma factor, producing the protein MDSEFLLQLYNKQAKMIYYYLKKNGCSHEDAEDIVQESYMKYIAYSSGVSTNKALSYIFSISMNEFKRILKKKGKEQVMSITDERFWDNFSNDHDTESSVLTIEMNNEIVHTISQLQEVYKQLLLLKYELELSYKEIGLLLGMKEGTIKTYLFRARKEFQMNWRTLHE; encoded by the coding sequence ATGGATTCTGAATTTTTGTTGCAGTTATATAATAAACAAGCAAAAATGATCTACTACTATTTAAAAAAGAACGGATGTAGTCATGAAGATGCAGAAGATATTGTACAAGAAAGCTATATGAAATATATCGCTTATAGTAGTGGTGTTTCTACAAACAAAGCACTTTCTTATATTTTTTCTATTTCAATGAATGAATTTAAAAGAATTTTAAAGAAAAAAGGGAAAGAACAAGTCATGTCTATCACGGATGAACGCTTCTGGGATAATTTCTCCAATGATCATGATACCGAATCCAGTGTATTAACTATTGAAATGAATAATGAAATAGTGCATACCATAAGCCAGTTGCAAGAAGTCTACAAGCAACTTCTATTATTAAAATATGAACTCGAACTAAGTTATAAAGAGATTGGATTATTACTTGGAATGAAAGAAGGGACCATTAAGACTTATTTATTCCGTGCAAGAAAAGAATTTCAAATGAACTGGAGGACTCTTCATGAGTGA